Proteins from a genomic interval of Microbacterium phyllosphaerae:
- a CDS encoding Ig-like domain-containing protein, with protein sequence MTIPSSSARHAPRPRATSGPAAAIGIAIAAASIIGFAAPASAAASDDAMVDSLTAAAIVALAEDAPVAAEAPIDASSEAPLPTESDVEAPVEAEPPARDVRADPAPEILPVNERAFVAAPVFDTPSMAIGPTAAVTGTGVVGATVHVSIYQGALIGTAVVAEDGRWSVIPTTPLAHGINRLSAYQSSVDGDSMSLGGIVLVDALVDPPTVVGPEGEQNLSEPVELVGTGEPGATIVVRDDAGSVICSTTVETDGTWACVIPALDDRDQELSVTQTDRVGNVSTPVAVSIHKTSAPAPQPGDGSTPEAGPQPASGTAADPSSPSDASAPLTAPTRAAALAATGGEVDGILLGAGGLLLVAGILSLAIPRRRAQ encoded by the coding sequence ATGACCATCCCGAGCTCCTCCGCGCGCCACGCGCCGCGACCGCGCGCTACCTCCGGTCCCGCAGCCGCGATCGGCATCGCCATCGCGGCCGCATCCATCATCGGCTTCGCCGCACCCGCGTCCGCGGCGGCCTCCGATGACGCCATGGTCGACTCCCTCACGGCGGCGGCCATCGTTGCCCTCGCTGAGGACGCGCCGGTCGCGGCCGAAGCTCCGATCGACGCGTCCTCCGAGGCCCCGCTTCCGACCGAGTCAGATGTCGAGGCCCCCGTCGAAGCAGAACCGCCTGCGAGGGACGTGCGCGCTGACCCGGCCCCCGAGATCCTGCCGGTGAACGAGCGCGCATTCGTCGCCGCCCCCGTCTTCGATACCCCCTCGATGGCGATCGGACCGACGGCAGCCGTCACCGGAACCGGCGTCGTCGGAGCCACGGTGCACGTGTCGATCTATCAGGGAGCCCTGATCGGCACTGCCGTGGTCGCTGAGGACGGCAGATGGAGCGTCATCCCGACAACGCCTCTCGCGCACGGAATCAATCGACTCTCGGCATATCAGAGCTCAGTCGACGGCGATTCGATGAGCCTCGGCGGCATCGTGCTCGTCGACGCACTCGTCGACCCGCCGACCGTCGTCGGCCCCGAGGGCGAGCAGAACCTCAGTGAGCCTGTCGAGCTCGTCGGAACGGGCGAGCCAGGGGCGACCATCGTGGTGCGCGACGATGCAGGCAGCGTCATCTGCTCGACCACTGTCGAGACCGACGGGACCTGGGCCTGCGTCATCCCCGCTCTCGACGATCGTGACCAGGAACTCTCCGTCACCCAGACCGACCGCGTCGGCAACGTCAGCACGCCGGTCGCCGTCAGCATTCACAAGACTTCCGCACCGGCCCCCCAGCCCGGTGACGGGTCCACTCCGGAGGCGGGACCCCAGCCCGCATCCGGTACCGCTGCCGATCCGAGCTCCCCCTCGGACGCATCGGCGCCCTTGACGGCGCCGACGCGGGCAGCGGCGTTGGCTGCCACGGGCGGTGAGGTCGACGGCATCCTTCTGGGTGCCGGTGGGCTCCTGCTCGTCGCCGGCATCCTGTCGCTCGCGATTCCCCGTCGCAGAGCGCAGTAA
- the rpsN gene encoding 30S ribosomal protein S14 produces MAKKSKIARNEQRKVIVERYAERRAELKKTLVDPNATDEAREAARVGLQKLPRNASPARVRSRDVIDGRPRGVLTKFGVSRVRFRDMAHRGELPGVTKSSW; encoded by the coding sequence ATGGCTAAGAAGAGCAAGATCGCTCGCAACGAGCAGCGCAAGGTCATCGTCGAGCGTTACGCAGAGCGTCGCGCCGAGCTGAAGAAGACCCTGGTCGACCCGAACGCCACCGACGAGGCCCGCGAGGCCGCACGCGTCGGCCTGCAGAAGCTGCCGCGCAACGCGTCGCCGGCTCGCGTGCGTTCGCGCGACGTCATCGACGGCCGCCCCCGCGGTGTCCTCACGAAGTTCGGCGTCTCGCGCGTCCGCTTCCGTGACATGGCACACCGTGGCGAGCTGCCCGGTGTCACCAAGTCGAGCTGGTAA
- the rpmG gene encoding 50S ribosomal protein L33 — protein sequence MAKKAQDVRPIIKLRSTAGTGYTYVTKKNRRNTPDRLVLKKYDPVIRQHVEFREER from the coding sequence ATGGCCAAGAAGGCTCAGGACGTACGTCCGATCATCAAGCTGCGTTCGACGGCAGGTACGGGCTACACGTACGTGACCAAGAAGAACCGCCGCAACACCCCCGACCGCCTCGTGCTCAAGAAGTACGACCCGGTCATCCGTCAGCACGTCGAATTCCGAGAGGAGCGTTGA
- the rpmB gene encoding 50S ribosomal protein L28 — protein sequence MAAVCQVTGAVPGFGHNVSHSHRRTKRRFDPNVQKKTYFVASLGRKITLNVSAKGIKVIDVRGIENVVKDLQAKGVKL from the coding sequence ATGGCAGCAGTGTGCCAGGTGACAGGAGCTGTTCCCGGCTTCGGTCACAACGTCTCGCACTCGCACCGCCGGACGAAGCGTCGCTTCGACCCGAACGTGCAGAAGAAGACCTATTTCGTCGCGTCGCTCGGTCGTAAGATCACGCTCAACGTGTCCGCCAAGGGCATCAAGGTGATCGACGTCCGCGGCATCGAGAACGTGGTCAAGGACCTCCAGGCGAAGGGTGTGAAGCTCTAA
- a CDS encoding alpha-galactosidase: MSELVHLTSAGVSVVIDTAGARILHWGAALDPADLTALAGSSTGSVTFSSFDAPRVFPLLAVEADGWSGAPALAWHRGGLHSAPLLRSIGWAATETTLRAEFSDAAAGASVLLDLDLDPFGVLSAQVSVTSTGDGTGPLDLLAARILLPVPAHATEVLDHTGRWTGERHPQRGTLRHGAHLRQVRRGRGGHDAPYLTAVGTDGFGFRRGELWAAHVAWSGDLEVGVERLPEGAGVHGAVLGGGELLLPGEIRLAAGETYVSPRVFLTYGDSGLDSVSARLHQTVRGFAAHPTTPRPLVLNTWEAVYFDHDPAKIVELAEAAASVGVERFVLDDGWFRGRPDDRSGLGDWYIDHAKWPEGLRPLAEHVHGLEMQFGLWFEPEMVNPVSDLALQHPDWVLQASPDSPTWRHQKVLDLTNPDAAAYLLERLDALVSEIGVDFIKWDHNRDLHAAVSPRTGRAAVHAQTAAFYALLDALRERHPDLEIESCASGGARVDLGVLQRTQRVWASDSNDPVERQRIQRWTGTLVPPEVVGSHVGPPIAETTHRAASLPFRMTTALFGHAGIEWDITGCTDDERAMLARWTALYRELRPLLHSGVTVRSDEVDDETLLHGVVAVDGSRAVFAWVRLGASVDAFTPRTRIPGLQAGERYRLRVREELGSVGRHQVSDPAWLGEGVEASGSFFESVGVPLPLLAPGAALLLEAVRV, encoded by the coding sequence ATGAGCGAACTCGTCCACCTGACCTCGGCCGGCGTGAGCGTCGTGATCGACACCGCCGGCGCCCGCATCCTGCACTGGGGAGCGGCGCTCGACCCCGCCGATCTGACGGCGCTCGCAGGGTCGTCGACCGGCTCGGTGACGTTCAGCTCGTTCGATGCTCCCCGGGTCTTCCCGCTGCTCGCCGTCGAGGCCGACGGGTGGTCGGGCGCACCGGCGCTCGCCTGGCATCGCGGCGGTCTGCACAGCGCTCCGCTGCTGCGCTCGATCGGGTGGGCGGCGACGGAGACCACGCTGCGCGCGGAGTTCTCGGATGCCGCGGCCGGCGCCTCGGTGCTCCTCGATCTCGACCTGGATCCCTTCGGTGTGCTGAGCGCGCAGGTATCGGTCACGAGCACCGGCGACGGCACCGGGCCGCTCGATCTCCTGGCCGCCCGCATCCTGCTCCCGGTCCCCGCCCATGCCACCGAGGTGCTCGACCACACCGGCCGCTGGACCGGCGAACGGCACCCGCAGCGAGGCACCCTGCGACACGGTGCGCATCTGCGTCAGGTGCGCCGCGGTCGCGGTGGACACGACGCTCCGTATCTGACCGCCGTGGGAACAGACGGGTTCGGCTTCCGCCGGGGGGAGCTCTGGGCCGCGCACGTCGCGTGGAGCGGCGACCTCGAGGTCGGCGTCGAGAGGCTGCCCGAGGGCGCCGGTGTGCACGGCGCGGTGCTCGGTGGGGGAGAGCTGCTGCTCCCCGGCGAGATCCGGCTCGCGGCGGGGGAGACCTACGTCTCTCCTCGTGTGTTCCTCACCTATGGCGACAGCGGCCTCGACTCGGTGTCTGCGCGCCTGCACCAGACGGTGCGCGGGTTCGCCGCGCACCCGACCACGCCGCGACCCCTCGTGCTCAACACGTGGGAGGCGGTGTACTTCGACCACGACCCGGCGAAGATCGTCGAGCTCGCGGAGGCTGCGGCATCCGTCGGGGTCGAGCGGTTCGTGCTCGACGACGGATGGTTCCGTGGTCGCCCAGACGATCGGTCGGGGCTCGGCGACTGGTACATCGATCACGCCAAGTGGCCCGAGGGGCTGCGGCCGCTCGCGGAGCACGTGCACGGGCTCGAGATGCAGTTCGGCCTCTGGTTCGAGCCTGAGATGGTCAACCCGGTGTCGGACCTCGCCCTGCAGCATCCGGACTGGGTGCTGCAGGCGTCGCCCGACTCGCCCACCTGGCGGCACCAGAAGGTGCTCGACCTCACGAACCCGGATGCCGCGGCATACCTTCTGGAGCGCCTCGACGCGCTGGTCTCCGAGATCGGCGTCGATTTCATCAAATGGGACCACAACCGCGACCTGCATGCGGCGGTGTCACCGCGCACGGGTCGCGCGGCCGTGCACGCCCAGACCGCGGCGTTCTACGCCCTGCTCGACGCGCTACGCGAGCGGCATCCAGATCTGGAGATCGAATCGTGCGCGAGCGGCGGCGCCCGCGTCGACCTCGGCGTGCTGCAGCGCACGCAGCGCGTCTGGGCCTCGGACTCGAACGACCCGGTGGAACGTCAGCGCATCCAGCGGTGGACCGGCACACTCGTGCCGCCGGAGGTCGTGGGCTCGCACGTCGGGCCGCCGATCGCCGAGACGACTCATCGCGCAGCATCCCTGCCCTTCCGCATGACGACCGCGCTGTTCGGCCACGCCGGCATCGAGTGGGACATCACCGGATGCACGGATGACGAGCGTGCGATGTTGGCTCGCTGGACGGCGCTCTACCGCGAGCTGCGCCCGCTGCTGCACTCGGGTGTCACGGTGCGCAGCGACGAGGTCGACGACGAGACCCTGCTGCACGGCGTGGTCGCGGTCGACGGTTCACGCGCGGTGTTCGCGTGGGTGAGGCTCGGTGCCTCGGTCGATGCGTTCACGCCGCGCACCAGGATTCCGGGGCTGCAGGCGGGGGAGCGGTATCGGCTGCGGGTGCGCGAAGAGCTCGGATCGGTGGGACGCCATCAGGTCTCGGACCCCGCATGGCTCGGCGAGGGGGTCGAAGCATCCGGCTCCTTCTTCGAGTCCGTCGGGGTACCGCTGCCGCTGCTGGCGCCGGGGGCGGCGCTTCTGCTCGAGGCCGTTCGAGTCTGA